One genomic region from Zalophus californianus isolate mZalCal1 chromosome 12, mZalCal1.pri.v2, whole genome shotgun sequence encodes:
- the INSIG1 gene encoding insulin-induced gene 1 protein isoform X2: MPRLDDHCWSCSCAQGARHRGLPGAGAGGLAAKVGDMLSPAALAARRGPDPDSAPARGPRSPGAGGRGAGGGPPGSWHHHLVQRSLVLFSVGVVLALVLNLLQVQRNVTLFPEEVIATIFSSAWWVPPCCGTAAAVVGLLYPCIDSHLGEPHKFKREWASVMRCVAVFVGINHASAKLDFANNVQLSLTLAALSLGLWWTFDRSRSGLGLGITIAFLATLITQLLVYNGVYQYTSPDFLYIRSWLPCIFFSGGVTVGNIGRQLAMGVPEKPHSD, encoded by the exons ATGCCCAGGCTGGACGACCACTGCTGGAGCTGTTCCTGTGCCCAGGGCGCCAGGCACCGAGGCCTCCCTGGAGCCGGGGCCGGAGGGCTGGCGGCCAAAGTGGGAGACATGCTCAGCCCCGCCGCGCTGGCGGCCCGCCGCGGCCCGGACCCGGACTCCGCGCCCGCCCGCGGGCCTCgcagccccggggcggggggtcgCGGCGCCGGCGGCGGCCCCCCCGGCAGCTGGCACCACCACCTGGTGCAGAGGAGCCTGGTGCTGTTCTCGGTGGGGGTCGTGCTGGCCCTGGTGCTCAACCTGCTGCAGGTGCAGCGGAACGTCACCCTGTTCCCCGAGGAGGTCATCGCCACCATCTTCTCGTCGGCCTGGTGGGTCCCACCGTGCTGCGGGACGGCGGCCG CTGTTGTGGGCTTGCTGTACCCCTGCATTGACAGTCACCTCGGGGAGCCGCACAAGTTTAAGCGGGAGTGGGCCAGTGTGATGCGCTGCGTGGCCGTGTTTGTTGGCATCAACCACGCCAGTGCT AAATTGGATTTTGCCAATAATGTCCAGCTCTCCTTGACATTAGCAGCCCTGTCTTTGGGCCTTTGGTGGACATTTGACCGTTCGAGAAGTGGCCTCGGGCTTGGGATCACCATCGCCTTCCTGGCCACTCTGATCACTCAGCTGCTGGTGTACAATGGTGTCTATCA GTACACATCCCCGGATTTTCTCTACATCCGCTCCTGGCTGCCGTGTATCTTCTTCTCAGGAGGTGTCACCGTGGGCAACATAGGGCGGCAGCTGGCTATG GGGGTTCCTGAAAAGCCACATAGCGACTGA
- the INSIG1 gene encoding insulin-induced gene 1 protein isoform X1, whose product MPRLDDHCWSCSCAQGARHRGLPGAGAGGLAAKVGDMLSPAALAARRGPDPDSAPARGPRSPGAGGRGAGGGPPGSWHHHLVQRSLVLFSVGVVLALVLNLLQVQRNVTLFPEEVIATIFSSAWWVPPCCGTAAAVVGLLYPCIDSHLGEPHKFKREWASVMRCVAVFVGINHASAKLDFANNVQLSLTLAALSLGLWWTFDRSRSGLGLGITIAFLATLITQLLVYNGVYQYTSPDFLYIRSWLPCIFFSGGVTVGNIGRQLAMVRGDAVCPRRCRSWPPSLALRKSL is encoded by the exons ATGCCCAGGCTGGACGACCACTGCTGGAGCTGTTCCTGTGCCCAGGGCGCCAGGCACCGAGGCCTCCCTGGAGCCGGGGCCGGAGGGCTGGCGGCCAAAGTGGGAGACATGCTCAGCCCCGCCGCGCTGGCGGCCCGCCGCGGCCCGGACCCGGACTCCGCGCCCGCCCGCGGGCCTCgcagccccggggcggggggtcgCGGCGCCGGCGGCGGCCCCCCCGGCAGCTGGCACCACCACCTGGTGCAGAGGAGCCTGGTGCTGTTCTCGGTGGGGGTCGTGCTGGCCCTGGTGCTCAACCTGCTGCAGGTGCAGCGGAACGTCACCCTGTTCCCCGAGGAGGTCATCGCCACCATCTTCTCGTCGGCCTGGTGGGTCCCACCGTGCTGCGGGACGGCGGCCG CTGTTGTGGGCTTGCTGTACCCCTGCATTGACAGTCACCTCGGGGAGCCGCACAAGTTTAAGCGGGAGTGGGCCAGTGTGATGCGCTGCGTGGCCGTGTTTGTTGGCATCAACCACGCCAGTGCT AAATTGGATTTTGCCAATAATGTCCAGCTCTCCTTGACATTAGCAGCCCTGTCTTTGGGCCTTTGGTGGACATTTGACCGTTCGAGAAGTGGCCTCGGGCTTGGGATCACCATCGCCTTCCTGGCCACTCTGATCACTCAGCTGCTGGTGTACAATGGTGTCTATCA GTACACATCCCCGGATTTTCTCTACATCCGCTCCTGGCTGCCGTGTATCTTCTTCTCAGGAGGTGTCACCGTGGGCAACATAGGGCGGCAGCTGGCTATGGTACGTGGTGACGCGGTCTGCCCCCGGCGCTGCAGGAGCTGGCCTCCTAGCCTGGCTTTACGCAAGTCACTGTAA